The genomic window GATCTAAGTATTCTAATTCAATAAAGGATCATGTATGTATGCCTGTGAGTATATGTAATTATTACATATGTAAAACATAACATTTAAATATTACCgataatatatagacatatatataaaaaatttgttttttttttttactaatggCATAGTTACATGCTAAATCAAGCGTTCATGAAATTACTTGGTTCAAGAATTACTTCAGaaggtaggattaaaacaaaaTTCAGACTAGAGCTAATAATCTTCATTGTACAGAATATATCAAAGCTCACTTTATAACCGCTAAACCAGGCCTGCACAACTTGAAGCCCGCAGGCTGCTTATGCTTGCAGCATGTCAAAGGCTCTCCTCTTCATACACAGggtgttttcctctacattttttatgGGCTGCtcaaaatcctttggtgtgcAGCAAGCAGCCCTTGAGCATGCAGGCCTACATTAAACCTAAAATTTTCAAATGGGAGCAATACAGTGGGAGTAAAACAAActaaaagcaaaagcagaaatctcATTCTATCTTTAACTACCAAATCTAAATATTTCTAGTGTCTCAATTCTTTGACTATCAACACAACACCTAAAACCATGGATACCTTctgcatttatatatttatcctTCCCAAATTTCTAAAACTGGTTTTAAAAAGAACTATGATTAAGTAAATTCAGCTCTGAATGTATTTGCACCTTGAAGTATTTCCTTCTATACACTCAGAAACTCTTACTAATATTCTGATACATGGCCCCATGAAGAACTAAGTTGGAGAAGACCTTATACAATACCCAGTAAGTACTCAAATATTAGCTACTAATGATCACTTCTCCTTTaaatgaggttaagtaacttgttcaaggccAGTTTGATAGTCATACACAGTCAAGACTAGTCATACACAGTCAAGATTCAACTCCACGTTTAATATTCTAACCAGGTTACAGTCTATGTAAATCAAAAAATTTTTCTTAACTGAAAgtctatgtaaattaattttttcaaccCTAAACAGGACACATAATTGTTCAATTATTGTAGTGTGTATGAGAAGTAGATGGTGACCATTTTATGTGtactaaaaaaaaaggcaatttggTCAGCTCTTGAGTTAGGGTTCAAGCGATACTGCTAATACAGACCAGCATGTGAAAGCTGgtcaagccatttaacctctccatTCCCTATATAACTCTAAGATTATAAAGTATCAACGAGCTGCTGATTTGTATTAGTAGACAAAAGTTCCTTTATGAAAGAAACCAcaggtcttcccctccccaaaggaTAAAGCATACAAATTACATGAAATTATTAACTACTAATCCAATATGTACTACTTTAATTTCCTGTACCTACCCCATAGATGTGTTGTGTGATGGAATGAATGTGTACAAAGAGagctttgcaaactataaagtgctttaaaatgtcagttattatgaCTTTTACCTTTTTGTCATCATATTGttttaataaattatattctCTGTATTAGGTACTTACTTGAAACACTGTGAAACCAAGATAATATTCAATAAGAATGCAGCCTATGCTCCAAACATCACAGGGCTGAGACCATCCCAATGCtagtgtaaaaaagaaaaagttactttatctcttaaacattttttcaaaacCAACATTAACTATCCAGGTTCATCTGCTGCATAATTAAATGTGTATCCATATAGATTTATTAACAATTATCAATGTCATTGACAATTCCAACACAATAACCACAATCTAGATTTCCCAAATCTCATTTTGAGCCTTAAAAAgaagcttcttttaaaaataaagattttaactgcaaattaaaatgactatCAATAAcataaaaacatttatgaagaaaTGAGAATTTATGATTACAGAACTTAAAAATATGACTTAGTAAGATCAAAATTTCAGATATGGAAAGGATTTTAAGACATCATTTAAttcaaactttctcatttttatgaaggATGAAATATGTGCAAAATAGTTGAATGACATGACCAAAGTTAATAAGAACTAGAGCTGTTTTCTTACATGAAAAAAGTAGCTCTGACAGAAAAGCAAATGCATACATGAAAACTAgggaaacactgaaaataaaaagggTATTTCACAATAAACCATGAAtccccaacttttttttttaaataactgtaCCTGAAGgggtgaggaaaaaaaaaatggatggcATGGGCTGACACCCTGTAATCAATGCAATCAAGCTTCACAATTTACCAGAGGAGAAGCCTTAATGCACATACAGCAAAGCATCTTATGAAAATGGCAATTTTATGTGCCAgtaaagtaagagaaaaaaatacttcaaaaaaaaagagaaaaatacttcTAAACACCAGGATTTTCTGACTTGTTACCTGTTAATGTCACTCACTAGCCAAAAAGAGTACAATTCTAATAAGCCCATAAACCAAATTTGCAAACATTCTTGAAATATAACCATCTGCTATTTAAACTGTTACAGGGTTCACATTTTACTTCACAACTACCACTAATAGTAGGTGCACATACCAAATGTCAACATAATGCTCAGTTTATACAAGTACTTAAGGATTTTACTTATAGCTACATGTAACAGAAAACTGATGATCTACAATGAAATTAAGAATCCCAATGTCTACTAACCTAAAATGACTTCTGGAGCTCTGTAGTGTCGTGTAGATACTAAAGTACTGTGATGTTCATCATCATATGTTGCACTTCCAAAGTCCACAACTTTAATATCAGTATTTTTCAGTGTGCGTTCATCACGTTTCTGAAAGAGACTACAAGTTAATTGTACATGAAAGAGGTTAAGATGAGTTAAACACATCACATTATATTTATAACAAGCCAACATACCATTTTAGAGTTGTACTTGACTACATAATCAGACTtaacaaacaaaatattttcaggtTTCAGATCTGTATGGGTCAACTTGTTGTGATGTAAGactacaagaaaacagaaaagtatcTGTTAGTTTTTAATTCCTTAATTTTGTCTTCAAATACCAgaaaattaatattaaacataCTTACAATTTATGGACTGACAGATCTGATATGCCATCTGCCTGATATGGTCAAGTTGAAAGGgcaaaaaactattttctttaataaaatcataggtaCTGAGTCCCAACAGTTCAAACACAATGCAAACATGACCATGATGAtcaaaccattccagcatttGGACACATCGACTGAAAatacatagcaaaaaaaaaaaaaaatttagatcaCAGGACAAATATACCAATTTTTACATAAAAGAAAGCATGACAATACATAGTCCAAATTCATACTTACAATACACTATTGGGATCAGTACTGTTTAAGTGCTCCAATACTTGGATTTCTGAACGAGCAGCTTCACGGTATCTACCAACATTTTTTACAATTTTCACTGCAACATGTGTATCAtcccttaaaaacaaaaatcaagtatTCATTTCTTTATCAAATTTTAACAAAAATGCTATGACCACTGTAACACAGCTGGCACTAGCAACCCAAAGCTTTGCTTAAAACTATGTTATTTAATGATACAAGATATAAGGAAAATGTATGTTGattatgtttatttaaaaaaaggaaaaccagcaGGTTAAGTTGTTTTAATCCCTGAAATATGTTCGCTAAAATTAAGTTTTCATAGCACATTTTTCAGGATTACACACATTTCCCTTACTTAAAAGTATTTATCTATTGAAATCTACTCTAATGCCTCATTGTGACATGAAGATCACTCATCATACCAGTAGAACACAAGTTTTGGCAAGTCCTAAAATAAGGTAGAAAGCTCCTGACCAAGAAACTACCTAAATCTGTTGAAAATCATCACTACATTGGGTGTAGGGTGACTAAACTTttgcagggagagagggggaaaagcaTGAGGCACACAGAGCACCAAACTAGGAGTTGCAATTTGCATTTAAGGAAGGAATACCCCACACCAACAAAATCATAGGTACTTGAGGTCTAAAGTAAAATACTATATGAATTCACTCTCCAAAAGGTTTCTAGCTAGCTGCCTTAAGTGAGTCATTTTGATATTTACTGCATTTCGTATTTAGCAATTTTCAGAAGTAAATATTTGATTTCCTACATtgacaaaagataaaaatcaaaaaaggGAGACTAAAAATTTAGCTTAGGCACAGTGTTTGCTCTCATTATGAGCAATCTACATAAATATctatcactccctcctccccaaaaactTATTTGGTCACTCAATACTTCTCACCTCCCTGCCAAATGCCAAATGGATCCAAGAATAGACAGTGTAGCAGTTCTACAAACCTATCCTTCCTAGAATAAGGGTACTAAAGACAAGTAAACACCAATCCCTAACCTGCCACTGCACACACCTGCTTCAATTTCATAcaatctcatctgatttggtaTGTCTAGTCACAATCTGATCCATCTAACCagtaagacaattaacaaaaaacTTGCAAACAAAAAGAGCAACACTCTGATTGTCACTCTCACAAGTAAACAATTgttcccatttaaaataacatgGTCCACAGTTTTCATACAAATGTGCAAAACCAAATGAAAAACTTACATGTCACGATCAATGCACTCTACTACTTTGCCAAAAGCTCCTTCACCCAAAGTAGCAACAATTTCAtctaaagtaaagaaaaaaaaccttttaagttTCAGAGCAACTGATTATCAATTTATTCAAACAATAAAATACTATCAATATAGATTATTTTCAAATGTCACTATCAATGTATAACTAAGGTCTCAGCACtcaaataagttattttattGTCAGCTGCTACAAAAACAATTAGATACAACTATCTTTCTTGCTAAGCTCAAATTCCATCATCTATTTTGAAACTTTAGAATAGGAATATTTAAATtctacagaaaagaagaaatgcaaaacaaacccacaaaaaacaaaacaaaaaacaatgaagaGTTTTTTTAGCCCCCCGCTGACATACTATTCTTAACAGATTATTCTGTCTGCAAAGTTAAAAAAGTGTTGAAAAATATTCTATACATCTTGCTCTTAGTACGTCTCCACTTTGACAGATCA from Notamacropus eugenii isolate mMacEug1 chromosome 1, mMacEug1.pri_v2, whole genome shotgun sequence includes these protein-coding regions:
- the CLK4 gene encoding dual specificity protein kinase CLK4 isoform X4 — encoded protein: MDDTHVAVKIVKNVGRYREAARSEIQVLEHLNSTDPNSVFRCVQMLEWFDHHGHVCIVFELLGLSTYDFIKENSFLPFQLDHIRQMAYQICQSINFLHHNKLTHTDLKPENILFVKSDYVVKYNSKMKRDERTLKNTDIKVVDFGSATYDDEHHSTLVSTRHYRAPEVILALGWSQPCDVWSIGCILIEYYLGFTVFQTHDSKEHLAMMERILGPIPTHMIQKTRKRKYFHHNQLDWDEHSSAGRYVRRRCKPLKEFMLCHDAEHENLFDLVRRMLEYDPAKRITLDEALQHPFFDLLKKK
- the CLK4 gene encoding dual specificity protein kinase CLK4 isoform X3; translation: MRHSKRTHCPDWDGRESWGHESYSSSHKRKKRSHSSTQENRHCKPHLQFKEADWDDTHVAVKIVKNVGRYREAARSEIQVLEHLNSTDPNSVFRCVQMLEWFDHHGHVCIVFELLGLSTYDFIKENSFLPFQLDHIRQMAYQICQSINFLHHNKLTHTDLKPENILFVKSDYVVKYNSKMKRDERTLKNTDIKVVDFGSATYDDEHHSTLVSTRHYRAPEVILALGWSQPCDVWSIGCILIEYYLGFTVFQTHDSKEHLAMMERILGPIPTHMIQKTRKRKYFHHNQLDWDEHSSAGRYVRRRCKPLKEFMLCHDAEHENLFDLVRRMLEYDPAKRITLDEALQHPFFDLLKKK
- the CLK4 gene encoding dual specificity protein kinase CLK4 isoform X2 — its product is MVEKAGVTKATVAVTNARRDPTVVRKRTGTVNHIYSLKKQIDEIVATLGEGAFGKVVECIDRDMDDTHVAVKIVKNVGRYREAARSEIQVLEHLNSTDPNSVFRCVQMLEWFDHHGHVCIVFELLGLSTYDFIKENSFLPFQLDHIRQMAYQICQSINFLHHNKLTHTDLKPENILFVKSDYVVKYNSKMKRDERTLKNTDIKVVDFGSATYDDEHHSTLVSTRHYRAPEVILALGWSQPCDVWSIGCILIEYYLGFTVFQTHDSKEHLAMMERILGPIPTHMIQKTRKRKYFHHNQLDWDEHSSAGRYVRRRCKPLKEFMLCHDAEHENLFDLVRRMLEYDPAKRITLDEALQHPFFDLLKKK